In a genomic window of Blastocatellia bacterium:
- a CDS encoding threonine/serine dehydratase: MTEQVTLDDIRRAAERIKAGVRRTPLERSGWLSSELNAEVMLKLECWQLTGSFKLRGAMARLSGLTEAERRRGVLTVSAGNHGLAVAHCAAALKLDVRIVVPRSASRAKVEAIRRYPVTLVECGETYDEAERAARRMEGESAAVFVSPYNDPQVIAGQGTVALEILEDAPDVEAIVVPVGGGGLIAGVAIAVKALHPHVKVYGAEPATTPTMSAALAAGQIVEIVEEETVADGLAGNIEPDSMTFPITRDLIDDMIVIDEAAIRRAIARVAREDHLMVEGSAAVSIAALKDARLQGQRVAAIVTGRNITLDLFTKIVASA, encoded by the coding sequence ATGACCGAACAAGTGACCCTCGATGACATACGCCGCGCCGCCGAGCGCATCAAGGCGGGCGTGCGGCGCACGCCGCTTGAACGCTCCGGCTGGCTATCAAGCGAGCTGAACGCAGAGGTGATGTTGAAGCTCGAATGCTGGCAACTGACCGGCTCGTTCAAGCTGCGCGGCGCGATGGCCAGGCTCTCAGGGCTGACCGAAGCAGAGCGCCGGCGCGGCGTGCTGACGGTGTCGGCGGGCAATCACGGGCTGGCGGTGGCGCACTGTGCCGCCGCGCTCAAGCTCGACGTCCGCATCGTTGTGCCGCGCTCGGCGTCGCGCGCCAAAGTCGAAGCCATTCGCCGCTACCCGGTGACGCTGGTCGAGTGTGGCGAAACTTACGACGAGGCCGAGCGCGCCGCTCGTCGCATGGAAGGCGAATCCGCCGCCGTCTTCGTTTCGCCTTACAACGATCCGCAGGTGATTGCCGGGCAAGGCACAGTGGCGCTTGAGATTCTCGAAGACGCGCCCGACGTTGAAGCCATCGTGGTTCCGGTCGGCGGCGGCGGATTGATCGCCGGCGTGGCGATTGCCGTCAAGGCCCTCCACCCGCACGTCAAAGTCTACGGCGCGGAGCCGGCGACGACGCCGACGATGAGCGCCGCGCTTGCCGCAGGTCAGATTGTCGAGATTGTTGAAGAAGAGACGGTCGCCGATGGCCTGGCCGGTAACATCGAGCCCGACTCGATGACTTTCCCGATCACTCGCGATTTGATTGACGATATGATTGTCATTGATGAAGCCGCGATCCGTCGCGCCATCGCCCGTGTCGCCCGCGAAGACCACCTGATGGTCGAAGGGTCTGCCGCCGTCAGCATCGCGGCGCTCAAGGATGCGCGCTTACAAGGCCAGCGCGTCGCCGCCATTGTCACGGGCCGCAACATCACGCTCGACCTGTTCACGAAGATCGTAGCCAGCGCTTAA
- a CDS encoding LLM class flavin-dependent oxidoreductase produces the protein MRYGIVLSLGNACDLVDLACEAEAAGWDGVFVADAMAMGTDHFPDMPWFDPWVVLAAMAVRTERIRIGTLLTPPSRRRPWKLAREVATLDHLSKGRMILSVGLGAADHDGGFFKVGEATDLKTRARLLDESLDILAGLWSGKPFSYAGEHYHIDKMSMLPPPVQVPRVPIWVVGVWPKEKSMRRALQWDGLIAQRYGGSPADGSLTVDEVRTIKAYVDEHRTATRPYDILAGGSTGNKSRKRAVETVRPYIEAGATWWMEEGWASSEAKLRARVRQGPPRVE, from the coding sequence ATGCGATATGGAATCGTGCTTTCACTGGGCAATGCGTGCGACCTGGTTGATCTGGCTTGCGAGGCCGAGGCCGCCGGCTGGGACGGCGTCTTTGTGGCCGACGCGATGGCTATGGGCACAGACCATTTTCCTGATATGCCGTGGTTCGATCCGTGGGTGGTGCTGGCTGCTATGGCCGTGCGCACCGAGCGCATTCGCATCGGCACGTTGCTGACGCCGCCATCGCGCCGCCGCCCGTGGAAGCTGGCGCGCGAAGTGGCAACGCTCGATCACCTGTCGAAGGGACGGATGATCTTATCGGTCGGCCTCGGCGCGGCAGATCACGACGGCGGCTTTTTCAAAGTCGGCGAGGCGACGGATTTGAAGACCCGCGCCCGCTTGCTCGATGAAAGCCTCGACATTCTCGCGGGCCTCTGGAGCGGCAAGCCATTCAGTTATGCGGGCGAGCATTATCACATTGACAAGATGTCCATGCTGCCGCCGCCTGTGCAAGTGCCGCGTGTGCCTATCTGGGTCGTCGGCGTCTGGCCGAAAGAGAAATCCATGCGGCGGGCGTTGCAATGGGACGGACTGATTGCGCAACGCTATGGCGGGTCACCTGCCGACGGCAGCCTGACCGTAGACGAGGTCCGCACGATCAAGGCTTACGTTGACGAGCACCGCACGGCGACGAGGCCATACGATATCCTCGCGGGCGGCTCGACCGGCAACAAGAGCCGCAAGCGGGCCGTCGAAACCGTGCGCCCTTATATCGAAGCCGGCGCAACCTGGTGGATGGAAGAAGGCTGGGCCAGTAGTGAAGCGAAATTGCGAGCCCGCGTTCGCCAGGGGCCGCCGCGGGTGGAATGA
- a CDS encoding YafY family protein — MRADRLLSIMLLLQVHRRVTARELAARLEVSQRTIHRDMEALGMAGVPVVAERGSNGGWSLMEEYRTNLTGLSKDEAQALFLIQPARLLADLGLGKAADAALIKLLAALPATHRDDAEYARQRIHVDLSGWHRANEAIASLPVIQQAVWQGRRLQVVYERGPHCEAVERVVDPLGLVAKGSAWYLVAAAEGVPRTYRVSRVTQATLLDEACERPKDFDLAAYWEASTASFKANLPRYEARLRVAAEVLPRLAFAGRFARIEQTSAPAADGWSEVQVRFDVEEMAIEYALSFGPQVEVIAPAALRDKVIEMARRVIDFYVQPPRAKGKAQYNKS; from the coding sequence ATGCGTGCGGATCGGCTGCTTTCGATCATGTTGTTGCTTCAGGTTCACCGGCGGGTGACGGCGCGCGAGCTGGCGGCGCGTCTGGAAGTCAGCCAGCGGACGATTCACCGCGACATGGAAGCGCTCGGCATGGCGGGCGTGCCGGTGGTCGCCGAGCGCGGCAGCAATGGCGGCTGGTCGCTCATGGAAGAGTACCGCACCAACCTGACGGGCTTGAGCAAAGACGAAGCGCAGGCGCTCTTTCTGATCCAGCCGGCGCGGTTGCTGGCCGACCTGGGATTGGGCAAGGCGGCAGACGCGGCGTTGATCAAGCTGCTTGCGGCGCTGCCGGCCACGCACCGCGACGACGCCGAGTACGCGCGCCAGCGCATCCACGTTGACCTGAGCGGCTGGCACCGCGCCAACGAAGCGATTGCGAGCTTGCCGGTGATTCAGCAAGCGGTCTGGCAGGGGCGGCGACTGCAAGTGGTTTACGAGCGCGGCCCGCACTGTGAAGCGGTCGAGCGCGTCGTTGACCCGCTGGGGCTGGTGGCCAAAGGCAGCGCCTGGTATCTGGTCGCGGCGGCGGAAGGCGTGCCGCGCACCTACCGCGTGTCGCGTGTGACGCAAGCGACGTTGTTGGATGAAGCGTGCGAGCGCCCGAAGGACTTTGACCTGGCGGCGTATTGGGAAGCGTCTACGGCGAGCTTCAAAGCCAACCTGCCGCGTTATGAAGCGCGGCTGCGGGTGGCAGCAGAGGTTTTGCCACGGCTCGCCTTCGCGGGCCGCTTCGCCCGCATTGAACAGACGAGCGCGCCCGCCGCCGATGGCTGGTCGGAAGTGCAGGTGCGTTTCGATGTCGAAGAGATGGCGATTGAGTATGCTTTGAGCTTCGGCCCGCAGGTCGAAGTGATCGCGCCCGCCGCCTTGCGCGATAAAGTAATCGAGATGGCCCGCCGCGTCATTGATTTTTATGTGCAGCCGCCGCGCGCCAAAGGAAAAGCTCAGTACAATAAATCTTAG
- the gyrB gene encoding DNA topoisomerase (ATP-hydrolyzing) subunit B, with the protein MTKQAQDYGAASITVLEGRDAVRKRPAMYIGSTSELGLHHLVYEVVDNSIDEALAGYCDRVEVFIHIDNSITVIDNGRGIPVDIHKQEKVSAAEVVLTKLHAGGKFDTNAYKVSGGLHGVGVSVVNFLSEWLRLEIWRDGNTYEQEYVRGIPQEKLKLTGKTRRRGTKVSFKPDTEIFEVTTFNFDTLSQRLREKAFLNSGIRITIIDERSEPPKAHDFFYRGGIAEFVKHLNKSKTVLHTQPIHFEREGTESDPTGIEVAIQYNDSYNEIVHSFANNINTVDGGTHLTGFRAALTRTINNYAKSAGLFKKDDEKLAPEDVREGLVAVVSVKLPQPQFEGQTKGKLNSDVKGVVEAFVNENLGRYFEENPTVARKIIAKAIEAARAREAARKARDLTRRKGALDSAALPGKLADCSEKDPALCELFIVEGDSAGGSAKQGRDRRTQAILPLKGKILNVEKARYDKMLSHSEIRTMITAMGTGIGKNDFDVSKLRYDRIILLCDADVDGSHIRTLLLTFFYRQMPELIDRGHVYIAQPPLFKIKKGRSEQYLRDERDLQKFLMKKATENVTVTVKATGTQLKGAELRKALEKLSDLNAYLDKLERRLHDRKLVETVVEAFGEVMASKEGGLKLHEVFEKEKLLQRVAAALEKESYDTELGTDEEHGTYEVVVLRSRGNGRIVIDWELATHVEFQKAVQLLGDLQAISRAPFVIAENDNETTVNSRVALLDHIMTAAKKDISIQRYKGLGEMNPEQLWETTLRPDTRTILNVQVNDAVETDEMFTVLMGDAVEPRRRFIEDNALDVRNLDI; encoded by the coding sequence GTGACCAAACAAGCACAGGATTACGGCGCGGCATCGATCACCGTCCTCGAAGGGCGTGATGCGGTGCGCAAACGCCCGGCGATGTATATCGGCTCGACCAGCGAGCTGGGCCTGCATCACCTCGTCTACGAAGTCGTGGACAACTCGATTGACGAAGCCCTCGCCGGCTACTGCGACCGCGTCGAAGTATTTATTCACATCGATAATTCGATCACCGTTATCGACAACGGGCGCGGCATCCCCGTCGACATCCACAAGCAGGAGAAGGTCTCTGCCGCTGAAGTCGTGCTGACCAAGCTGCACGCCGGCGGCAAGTTCGACACCAACGCTTACAAGGTGTCGGGCGGCTTGCACGGCGTCGGCGTCTCGGTGGTGAACTTTCTGTCGGAATGGCTGCGCCTGGAAATCTGGCGCGACGGCAACACCTACGAACAGGAGTATGTGCGCGGCATCCCGCAAGAAAAACTGAAGCTCACGGGCAAGACGCGCCGCCGTGGCACGAAAGTCTCGTTCAAGCCCGACACCGAAATCTTCGAGGTGACGACCTTCAACTTCGACACGCTGTCGCAGCGGCTGCGCGAGAAGGCGTTTTTGAATTCCGGCATCCGCATCACCATCATCGATGAGCGCAGCGAGCCGCCGAAGGCGCACGACTTCTTCTACCGCGGCGGCATCGCCGAATTCGTCAAGCACCTGAACAAGAGCAAGACCGTGCTGCACACGCAGCCCATCCACTTTGAGAGAGAAGGAACCGAGAGCGACCCGACCGGGATCGAAGTGGCGATCCAGTACAACGATAGCTACAACGAGATCGTCCACTCGTTCGCCAACAACATCAACACGGTGGATGGCGGCACGCACCTGACGGGCTTTCGCGCCGCGCTGACGCGCACGATCAACAACTATGCGAAGTCGGCGGGCCTGTTTAAGAAGGACGACGAAAAGCTGGCCCCCGAAGATGTGCGCGAGGGCCTGGTCGCCGTTGTCAGCGTCAAGCTGCCGCAGCCGCAGTTTGAAGGACAGACCAAGGGCAAGCTGAACTCGGACGTCAAGGGCGTCGTCGAAGCCTTCGTCAACGAGAACCTCGGTCGCTACTTTGAAGAGAACCCAACAGTGGCGCGCAAGATTATCGCCAAAGCGATTGAAGCGGCGCGCGCCCGCGAGGCGGCGCGCAAGGCGCGCGACCTGACGCGGCGCAAGGGCGCATTAGACAGCGCCGCGCTGCCCGGCAAGCTGGCCGACTGCTCCGAGAAAGACCCGGCGCTGTGCGAGCTGTTCATCGTCGAAGGCGATTCGGCAGGCGGCTCGGCCAAGCAGGGACGCGACCGTCGGACGCAGGCGATCCTGCCGCTCAAGGGCAAGATCCTCAACGTTGAGAAGGCGCGCTACGACAAGATGCTGTCGCACTCAGAGATTCGCACGATGATCACGGCCATGGGCACAGGCATCGGCAAGAACGATTTCGACGTGTCGAAGCTGCGCTATGACCGCATCATCCTGCTGTGCGACGCCGACGTGGACGGCTCGCACATCCGCACGCTGCTGCTGACGTTCTTCTACCGGCAGATGCCCGAGTTGATTGATCGCGGCCACGTCTACATCGCGCAGCCGCCGCTGTTCAAGATCAAGAAGGGACGCAGCGAACAGTACCTGCGCGACGAGCGCGACCTGCAAAAGTTCCTGATGAAGAAGGCAACCGAAAACGTCACCGTGACGGTGAAGGCGACCGGCACCCAACTGAAAGGCGCTGAGCTGCGCAAGGCGCTTGAGAAGCTCTCGGATTTGAATGCTTATCTCGACAAGCTCGAACGGCGGCTGCATGACCGCAAGCTGGTCGAAACCGTGGTCGAGGCGTTCGGCGAAGTGATGGCGTCGAAAGAAGGCGGCCTGAAGCTGCACGAAGTCTTCGAGAAAGAGAAGCTCTTGCAGCGTGTCGCGGCGGCGCTCGAAAAGGAGAGCTACGACACGGAGCTTGGCACAGACGAAGAGCATGGCACCTATGAAGTCGTCGTGCTGCGGTCGCGCGGCAACGGGCGCATCGTCATTGACTGGGAGCTGGCGACGCACGTCGAGTTTCAGAAGGCGGTGCAGTTGCTCGGCGACTTGCAGGCCATCAGCCGCGCGCCGTTCGTGATTGCCGAAAACGACAACGAAACGACGGTGAATTCGCGCGTCGCGCTGCTCGACCACATCATGACGGCGGCGAAGAAAGACATTTCGATTCAGCGCTACAAGGGGCTGGGCGAGATGAACCCCGAGCAGTTGTGGGAGACGACGCTCAGGCCCGACACGCGGACGATTTTGAACGTCCAGGTGAACGACGCGGTCGAGACTGACGAGATGTTTACGGTGCTGATGGGCGATGCGGTCGAGCCGCGCCGCCGCTTCATCGAAGACAACGCGCTCGACGTGCGCAACCTCGACATCTAA
- the recF gene encoding DNA replication and repair protein RecF (All proteins in this family for which functions are known are DNA-binding proteins that assist the filamentation of RecA onto DNA for the initiation of recombination or recombinational repair.) encodes MLLTRLEATGFRNLEGLGEFGPGLNIFYGDNAQGKTNWLEAIYVLGSTKSFRTSQLRECVRFDAPQALLRGTIVRGSVSKQIQLALTDATKELYVNGKREAVTRYLGNLDVFVFSLEEMDVIRGEPLERRRFLDRGIVTTTPGYLNTIAQYNHILKQKNKLLAAASESEQPAAFVAQVEAWNEELIEYGAALHDARLDYVARLNRVLAENDYGRAIFAAERLNVRYRSQLEGKGDLDNFAQLFRERLGVRLQAELAAGHALIGPHRDDLEILADAREVSRFGSAGQQRSALLLLDLAQVSIYNRVYEESPVLLIDDIDAELDRGRIEALISSLEGRAQTFVSTSRRAIANRYRDRAAAFYVEGGRARREPTGDRSSVNAVSAAGSAPGAFEELERTVREMTKEREEARGPADDRGDYEQSSKASYQ; translated from the coding sequence ATGCTGCTCACGCGCCTTGAAGCCACCGGCTTTCGCAATCTCGAGGGCCTGGGTGAGTTTGGCCCCGGACTCAACATCTTTTACGGCGACAACGCGCAGGGCAAGACCAACTGGCTCGAAGCCATCTACGTCCTCGGCAGCACGAAATCCTTTCGCACCTCGCAACTGCGCGAGTGCGTGCGCTTTGACGCGCCGCAAGCCTTGCTGCGCGGCACCATCGTGCGCGGCTCGGTCAGCAAGCAGATTCAACTGGCGCTCACCGACGCCACCAAAGAGCTGTACGTCAACGGCAAGCGCGAAGCGGTCACGCGCTATCTCGGCAACCTCGACGTTTTCGTCTTCTCGCTCGAAGAGATGGACGTGATTCGCGGCGAACCGTTAGAGCGCCGGCGCTTTCTCGACCGCGGCATCGTCACCACAACGCCCGGCTACCTGAACACCATCGCGCAGTACAACCACATCCTCAAGCAAAAGAACAAGCTGCTCGCCGCCGCCTCGGAAAGCGAGCAGCCGGCGGCCTTTGTCGCCCAGGTCGAAGCCTGGAACGAAGAGCTGATCGAATATGGCGCGGCGCTCCACGACGCGCGCCTCGATTACGTCGCGCGCTTGAATCGCGTGCTGGCCGAGAACGATTACGGGCGGGCGATCTTTGCCGCCGAGCGCCTCAACGTGCGCTATCGCTCACAGCTCGAAGGCAAAGGTGATCTGGATAACTTTGCGCAACTCTTCCGCGAGCGCCTGGGCGTACGCTTACAGGCCGAGCTGGCCGCCGGGCACGCCTTGATCGGGCCGCACCGCGACGATTTGGAGATTCTTGCGGATGCGCGCGAAGTCAGCCGTTTCGGCAGCGCCGGCCAGCAGCGAAGTGCCTTACTTTTGCTTGATTTAGCGCAGGTTTCGATTTATAATAGAGTGTACGAAGAAAGCCCCGTTTTGCTCATAGATGACATTGACGCCGAGCTGGACCGTGGGCGTATCGAGGCGTTGATTTCTAGCCTCGAAGGGCGCGCGCAAACCTTCGTCAGCACGTCGCGTCGGGCGATAGCCAACCGCTATCGTGACCGCGCGGCGGCCTTTTATGTCGAAGGTGGGCGGGCGCGGCGCGAGCCGACCGGCGACCGCTCCAGCGTCAATGCTGTCTCTGCCGCAGGTAGCGCGCCGGGAGCGTTTGAAGAGCTCGAACGCACCGTGCGCGAAATGACCAAAGAACGCGAAGAGGCCCGCGGGCCGGCAGACGACAGAGGAGATTATGAGCAGAGCAGTAAAGCAAGTTACCAATAA
- a CDS encoding response regulator, with product MTEKILVVDDSNDTLEMMTKLLEMESFNVVTAADGRAGFDTAKAERPDIIITDIHMPILNGIEMIRLLRGEVEFTRVPIMAITAYGPAVAKEAIAAGADHAATKPIDFDSLIRGIRQLLGSAKSEANGTA from the coding sequence GTGACCGAAAAAATACTGGTAGTAGACGACAGCAACGACACGCTTGAAATGATGACCAAGTTGTTAGAGATGGAATCCTTTAACGTCGTCACGGCGGCGGACGGGCGTGCCGGCTTCGACACGGCGAAGGCCGAGCGCCCGGACATCATCATCACAGACATCCATATGCCGATCCTTAATGGCATCGAGATGATTCGCCTGCTGCGCGGCGAAGTCGAATTCACCCGCGTGCCGATCATGGCGATCACCGCTTATGGCCCGGCGGTCGCCAAAGAGGCGATTGCCGCCGGCGCCGACCATGCGGCGACCAAGCCGATAGATTTCGACTCGTTGATCCGCGGCATCCGCCAGTTGCTCGGCTCCGCCAAGAGCGAGGCAAACGGCACGGCCTGA